A stretch of the Pseudobacteriovorax antillogorgiicola genome encodes the following:
- the flgA gene encoding flagellar basal body P-ring formation chaperone FlgA encodes MNFAKLAVILLGMPVICYGQNIADLYEAKPVSVVYENTAPQVRVPINIQLKAVTEVNSDYIYLGDVAGCRGYQQLCQDAASILITSSPKPGFHQTIDWATIRSALESEFPDQLIMLQGGQDHVKVQAAFQDLKNEDLQGSLEAQINQKLESLNVRATVQSLRYRNDIKLRPGFIAWDFQGIEEIPKAVQSGELYRQLSKQLLALATISKDGQTSRQSIRVMPRFEFQQLVPVASRPLVPGMVLKETDFEFQWVPTGRHVIKDLEGLLGKRVRRAVSQGETMRAQFVEIPYLVRRGQLVDVLMNQGTLAVRTKGKALKSGRKGDLINIRLAHSKKTVEGRVSQGRTVEVMQ; translated from the coding sequence ATGAACTTTGCTAAGCTAGCCGTGATTCTTCTAGGGATGCCTGTAATTTGCTACGGGCAGAATATCGCTGACTTGTATGAAGCGAAACCAGTCTCGGTGGTGTACGAGAATACGGCTCCTCAAGTGAGAGTGCCTATCAATATTCAGCTAAAAGCTGTAACAGAAGTGAACTCTGACTATATCTACCTTGGCGATGTTGCTGGGTGCCGAGGATACCAGCAGCTTTGCCAGGATGCAGCCTCCATTCTCATTACATCTTCACCAAAGCCCGGGTTTCATCAAACTATCGATTGGGCAACGATCCGAAGCGCCTTAGAGAGTGAGTTCCCCGATCAGCTTATCATGCTGCAAGGCGGTCAGGATCATGTCAAAGTTCAGGCTGCTTTTCAGGATCTTAAGAATGAGGACTTGCAAGGATCTCTAGAAGCACAGATCAATCAAAAGCTAGAATCATTAAATGTCAGAGCTACGGTGCAAAGCTTGCGATATCGCAACGACATAAAACTTCGCCCAGGATTCATCGCCTGGGATTTTCAAGGAATAGAAGAAATCCCTAAAGCTGTCCAGTCTGGTGAACTCTACCGTCAATTGTCAAAACAACTGCTCGCCCTGGCGACAATTTCAAAAGATGGACAAACCTCCCGGCAGTCAATAAGAGTGATGCCGCGCTTTGAATTTCAACAGCTCGTTCCAGTGGCTTCTAGGCCGTTAGTGCCTGGCATGGTACTTAAGGAAACAGATTTCGAATTTCAATGGGTGCCAACGGGAAGGCATGTCATCAAGGATTTGGAGGGGCTTTTAGGAAAGCGAGTCAGGCGAGCTGTGTCTCAGGGAGAAACCATGCGTGCTCAGTTTGTCGAAATTCCCTACTTGGTCAGACGTGGTCAACTAGTGGATGTTCTCATGAATCAAGGTACTCTAGCAGTTCGAACCAAAGGGAAAGCTCTGAAGTCAGGCCGAAAAGGTGATCTCATTAATATTCGCTTGGCTCATTCGAAAAAAACTGTTGAGGGTCGCGTCAGCCAAGGACGAACGGTCGAGGTGATGCAATGA
- the flgG gene encoding flagellar basal-body rod protein FlgG codes for MMRSLFTAATGMESQQITIDTISNNLANVNTTAFKRSRANFHDLLYQTLRAPGQSSTAGTVVPSGIQIGAGSKVSSVEKMFNEGAIRITNKPTDLMIEGEGFFRIQKDDGSIAYTRDGSFRIDNTGRIVTSDGFPLVPVITVPERVPHNKIHIGMDGNVSARIADQTEELGQILLANFVNPTGLDAQGRNLFGATPASGAPIVAEPNTQGFGRIGQGELEGSNVNIVEEMVNMISGQRAYEINSKVIQTGDQMLQQTNNIR; via the coding sequence ATGATGCGATCATTATTTACAGCGGCGACGGGAATGGAATCACAGCAGATTACCATCGATACTATTTCCAATAACTTAGCAAACGTGAACACGACAGCGTTCAAGCGTTCACGAGCAAATTTTCATGACCTACTTTACCAAACTCTAAGAGCTCCGGGGCAAAGCTCAACAGCTGGTACAGTAGTTCCAAGCGGAATTCAAATTGGTGCAGGATCGAAAGTCTCATCAGTTGAAAAGATGTTTAACGAGGGTGCAATTCGCATCACTAACAAGCCAACAGATTTAATGATTGAGGGAGAAGGCTTTTTCAGAATCCAAAAAGACGATGGTAGTATTGCCTATACCCGTGACGGTAGCTTTCGCATCGACAATACAGGCCGCATTGTAACATCCGATGGATTTCCGCTCGTTCCCGTCATAACTGTTCCAGAGAGAGTTCCTCATAATAAAATTCACATCGGAATGGATGGTAACGTGAGTGCACGAATAGCAGATCAAACAGAAGAACTCGGGCAAATTCTTCTCGCTAACTTTGTGAATCCTACAGGCTTAGATGCTCAGGGACGCAACTTATTTGGGGCCACACCGGCCAGTGGGGCTCCAATCGTTGCCGAGCCAAATACCCAAGGTTTTGGGCGCATTGGTCAAGGGGAGTTGGAAGGCTCGAACGTGAACATTGTTGAAGAAATGGTGAATATGATTTCGGGGCAAAGAGCCTATGAGATCAACTCAAAAGTCATTCAAACAGGTGATCAAATGCTTCAGCAGACCAACAATATAAGGTAA
- a CDS encoding flagellar hook-basal body protein, protein MLKNIYTPLAGAIAQERALETLSNNLANVNTVGFKGDNVTFTLQDPEPFKNYPTPLPPANFKVDLNKVGPLKGNDLSYVGIAGIETDFTQGPAINTHNKLDLMIEGQGMFSVQTNEGIRFQRAGDLTLNQEGALASKAGDPILGEKGVVYLRSNQFHVNRLGEVYQDGEFIDRIQIYQFKSPEALERVGNNYYFYGGPADDVSQSETATLKQGFLEGSNVNPIKNLTALIVSHRSYEAYQKAVSNYDQMMDKTSNSLGEVRA, encoded by the coding sequence ATGCTCAAGAATATATACACGCCATTAGCGGGGGCGATCGCTCAGGAACGAGCGTTGGAAACATTGTCGAACAACTTAGCCAACGTCAATACAGTTGGCTTTAAGGGCGATAATGTAACATTCACGCTTCAAGATCCAGAGCCGTTTAAAAATTACCCGACGCCGCTACCACCAGCAAACTTTAAGGTCGATCTGAATAAGGTCGGGCCGCTGAAAGGTAATGATCTATCCTATGTGGGTATTGCCGGTATTGAAACCGACTTCACTCAGGGTCCAGCGATTAATACTCACAACAAACTGGATCTGATGATCGAAGGTCAGGGCATGTTTTCTGTACAGACCAATGAAGGCATTCGGTTTCAGCGGGCAGGTGACCTAACCCTGAATCAAGAAGGTGCTTTGGCATCCAAAGCGGGAGATCCGATACTTGGCGAAAAGGGAGTCGTTTATCTTCGTTCGAACCAGTTTCATGTAAATCGTCTGGGAGAGGTCTATCAGGACGGTGAATTTATCGACCGAATTCAGATCTATCAATTCAAAAGCCCTGAAGCGTTGGAGAGAGTTGGTAACAACTACTACTTCTACGGAGGGCCAGCGGATGATGTGAGCCAAAGCGAGACTGCAACCCTAAAACAAGGCTTTTTGGAGGGTTCGAATGTGAATCCAATCAAGAATTTAACAGCGTTAATTGTTAGTCATCGATCCTACGAAGCCTACCAAAAGGCCGTCTCAAACTACGATCAGATGATGGATAAAACCTCTAATTCACTTGGCGAAGTAAGAGCATAA
- a CDS encoding beta-ketoacyl-[acyl-carrier-protein] synthase family protein, whose translation MDVFIRGRGLISPGGLNLSNHMHALLEGQDLLRESLRDGLGLLPTLAEERLLQMRRDHRQVRHMDTTAVLALLCCQEAAEEAAGLDASSAVVLGSSRGPTESWESAIDEFRQGHQVPAYTSPITTPNSIPSCIAKWFGLDGLHFYTSAACSTSLHAIGLAYALIKSGQVPEAVCGGVEYATTPFTKEILSRARVLAKSTECPYPHRPMSEDRSGMVLSSGAACLVLTASPQRAIAKISGYGAATDHASLAGVSENATGLQKAMTRALVSANLSIEDIDFIAGHGASTKKGDAAEMNAIRHVFGNRPPAITFHKWLTGHMLGASAGSSVVLASEHLHHGELPRLPYLKSSLPLQADFRHALVLSLGFGGNAGALVISRLEP comes from the coding sequence ATGGACGTATTCATCAGAGGACGTGGGCTAATCTCGCCAGGCGGCCTAAATTTATCAAATCACATGCACGCGTTGCTGGAAGGGCAAGACCTGCTCAGAGAAAGCCTTCGCGATGGTTTAGGTCTACTGCCAACTTTAGCAGAAGAACGCCTCTTGCAAATGAGACGGGATCACCGCCAGGTGAGACACATGGATACCACTGCGGTCCTCGCCCTCCTATGCTGCCAAGAGGCTGCTGAAGAAGCTGCCGGCTTGGATGCGTCCTCTGCGGTGGTTTTGGGTTCATCTCGTGGTCCTACAGAATCATGGGAAAGTGCCATTGACGAATTCAGGCAGGGTCACCAAGTGCCAGCTTATACGAGTCCAATCACCACACCCAATTCGATTCCCTCATGCATTGCGAAATGGTTTGGCCTGGATGGCTTGCATTTCTATACGTCTGCCGCCTGCTCCACGAGCCTTCATGCGATCGGGCTTGCCTATGCGCTTATAAAGAGTGGGCAAGTGCCAGAGGCTGTTTGTGGTGGAGTGGAGTATGCAACGACTCCCTTTACTAAAGAAATATTGAGTCGTGCCCGTGTTTTGGCTAAATCTACCGAGTGCCCTTATCCTCATAGGCCGATGAGCGAGGATCGATCTGGAATGGTTCTCAGCAGTGGTGCAGCATGTCTGGTGCTGACGGCTTCGCCTCAGAGAGCTATTGCTAAAATCTCCGGCTATGGTGCTGCAACAGATCATGCAAGCCTTGCAGGGGTATCAGAGAATGCGACTGGTTTGCAGAAGGCTATGACGCGGGCACTTGTGAGTGCGAATCTTTCGATCGAAGACATTGATTTTATTGCTGGTCACGGTGCGAGCACAAAAAAAGGCGATGCAGCTGAGATGAATGCGATCCGTCACGTTTTTGGCAATCGTCCTCCAGCAATCACATTTCATAAGTGGCTTACGGGCCATATGCTAGGGGCAAGCGCTGGCTCTTCGGTCGTTCTAGCGTCAGAACACCTTCATCATGGAGAGCTGCCGCGACTTCCCTACCTAAAATCTAGCCTGCCGCTCCAAGCTGACTTCAGGCATGCACTTGTGCTTTCACTTGGCTTCGGCGGCAATGCTGGAGCGTTGGTGATCAGTCGCTTGGAGCCATAG
- a CDS encoding flagellin — protein MGLRIRTNVQSLTAQRHLGQSRRALEQHAQKLASGKRINKAADDVAGMAISENLRADIRSLYQSKRNANDAVSMLQVAEGTLDEVTSIIVRLKELSVQSASDTIGNQERAFLNEEFMALKDEVDRIVLATEFNGTRLLIGQGDEVHQELLQEHNYPPLEMQVGKDYIEPPDHIDARNPVNIIKIDFGKIDARTEGERGLDLGSATNEDGARIDSKEDAQQSMARLDRALVKVASYRSTIGSVQNRLTSAERNLGVQIENLSAANSRIKDADFAMETAGFTKANILLQAGTAVLTQANQFPNAALELVRSL, from the coding sequence ATGGGTTTACGCATACGAACAAACGTTCAGTCTTTAACCGCTCAACGGCATCTAGGTCAGTCGAGGCGAGCGTTGGAGCAGCACGCCCAAAAATTGGCGTCAGGAAAACGGATCAATAAGGCTGCCGATGACGTTGCTGGCATGGCGATTTCCGAGAACTTGAGGGCTGATATCAGGTCCTTGTACCAGTCTAAACGTAATGCAAACGATGCTGTATCCATGCTTCAAGTTGCGGAAGGTACCCTAGATGAGGTTACGAGCATCATTGTCAGGCTTAAGGAGCTATCTGTTCAGTCGGCATCGGATACCATTGGTAATCAAGAGCGTGCATTTCTGAATGAAGAATTCATGGCTTTGAAGGATGAAGTGGATCGAATCGTCTTGGCCACAGAGTTCAATGGTACACGGCTTTTGATTGGTCAAGGAGATGAGGTTCACCAAGAGCTACTTCAAGAACACAACTACCCCCCGCTGGAGATGCAAGTTGGCAAGGACTATATCGAACCACCGGACCATATCGATGCCCGCAACCCAGTAAACATTATTAAAATTGACTTCGGTAAGATCGATGCGCGGACTGAAGGAGAGCGAGGCCTTGATTTGGGCTCGGCCACCAATGAAGATGGTGCCAGGATCGATTCTAAAGAAGATGCCCAGCAATCAATGGCCAGGCTCGATCGGGCCTTGGTAAAAGTTGCGTCTTACCGTTCCACCATCGGCTCTGTGCAAAATAGGCTTACTTCAGCGGAACGAAATCTCGGCGTCCAGATTGAAAACCTATCGGCAGCCAACTCAAGAATTAAAGACGCTGATTTTGCTATGGAAACTGCTGGCTTCACAAAAGCCAATATACTGCTTCAGGCGGGTACCGCTGTTTTGACTCAGGCTAATCAGTTCCCCAATGCCGCTCTTGAACTTGTACGAAGTCTCTAG
- a CDS encoding RibD family protein has protein sequence MILTNVMAASIDGRIGNQSIEGDMARQEGGLSSDADQSHLRQEISQADAIIVGASSIRANGECLHHPGRQGLPPTWYIFTTSPMPESYQFWQQHDIKRVLLSPKKIPIHDPEVELRMIKGDPAQFAYQQAKADGCQRTLLFGGGVINRWFYNEKLVDELVLTLAPKIVGQEGTPFLVEPQLHDGVTLRLLTSQVIENFVFLRYAVQK, from the coding sequence ATGATCCTAACGAATGTTATGGCTGCCAGCATTGATGGTCGCATTGGAAATCAGTCGATCGAAGGTGATATGGCTCGCCAAGAGGGTGGCCTCTCTTCAGATGCTGATCAGAGCCACCTTAGGCAGGAAATTTCCCAGGCTGATGCCATTATCGTTGGGGCTTCATCAATTCGAGCTAACGGCGAATGTTTGCACCATCCAGGGCGTCAAGGTTTGCCTCCAACCTGGTATATTTTTACGACAAGTCCCATGCCAGAAAGCTACCAGTTCTGGCAGCAGCATGATATCAAGCGGGTTTTGTTATCCCCTAAAAAAATTCCTATCCACGACCCTGAGGTCGAACTCCGTATGATCAAAGGGGACCCAGCGCAATTTGCCTATCAGCAGGCAAAGGCTGATGGCTGTCAGCGAACTCTTCTCTTCGGAGGCGGGGTTATCAACCGTTGGTTCTACAACGAGAAGCTCGTTGATGAACTAGTTTTAACTCTAGCTCCTAAGATTGTGGGCCAGGAGGGAACTCCATTTCTGGTAGAACCTCAGCTTCATGATGGTGTCACCTTGAGGCTGCTCACTTCTCAAGTAATCGAAAATTTTGTATTCTTAAGATATGCAGTCCAAAAATAA
- a CDS encoding CarD family transcriptional regulator, which yields MVFECGHKVVHKTHGVGEIQGTEILELGGHQQDYYILKIISTGLKVRFPKQSSQQIVRSLVSELEINKIFEIISSPAKSYSMVWNRRKKEFNEKINSGSIFEIAEVYRDLKNKTDGKELSFGEKEMMEKAKARLVSEIAAARSVSDDEISGLIDETKVS from the coding sequence ATGGTATTTGAATGCGGTCACAAAGTGGTTCATAAGACTCACGGTGTAGGAGAGATCCAAGGCACCGAAATCCTAGAGCTTGGTGGACACCAGCAGGACTACTACATTCTAAAAATAATTTCGACGGGTTTGAAGGTTCGCTTTCCGAAGCAGTCTTCGCAACAAATCGTTCGTAGCCTCGTTTCCGAACTTGAGATAAACAAGATATTCGAAATTATTTCAAGCCCGGCGAAGTCATACTCCATGGTTTGGAATCGACGCAAGAAAGAATTTAACGAGAAGATCAATTCAGGTTCGATTTTTGAGATTGCGGAGGTTTACCGAGATCTCAAGAATAAAACTGATGGCAAAGAGCTATCTTTTGGCGAGAAGGAAATGATGGAGAAGGCTAAGGCCCGCCTCGTATCTGAAATCGCTGCGGCTCGGTCTGTCAGTGATGATGAGATCTCAGGCTTGATCGATGAGACCAAAGTCAGCTAA
- the rpsO gene encoding 30S ribosomal protein S15: MALAKAKTAEIIEKFATKSGDTASPQVQIALLTHRLHQLNDHFKTHKKDHHSRLGLLKLVGRRRRLLKYLRNKDSDAYRTLIGQLGIRK; encoded by the coding sequence ATGGCTCTTGCAAAAGCTAAAACAGCTGAAATCATTGAGAAGTTTGCAACAAAATCAGGAGACACAGCATCTCCTCAAGTTCAAATCGCGCTTTTGACGCACAGACTTCACCAACTGAACGATCACTTCAAAACGCACAAGAAAGATCATCATTCGCGTCTTGGCCTTCTCAAGCTCGTAGGTCGTCGCAGAAGACTTCTTAAATATCTTAGAAACAAAGACAGCGATGCGTACAGGACTCTAATCGGTCAATTAGGTATTCGTAAATAA